The following coding sequences lie in one Cronobacter universalis NCTC 9529 genomic window:
- a CDS encoding sugar kinase: protein MEQPLDVITIGEAMAMFVATEPGDLAQVEHFFKRVAGAELNVATGLARLGLQVSWVSRVGNDSFGRFVLNQLEKEGIATRGVTIDDRYPTGFQLKSKVTDGTDPSVEYFRKGSAASHLSGEDFNAPLFYSARHLHLSGVAAALSTTSYELLDHAARAMKSQGKTISFDPNLRPVLWKSEAEMTEKLNQLACMADWVLPGLKEGQILTGQQSPEGIADFYLTRGVKAVVIKTGADGAWYQSASGEQGTVAAVKVENVVDTVGAGDGFAVGVISALLEGKTLREAATRGNKIGALAIQVQGDSEGLPTRAQLGE, encoded by the coding sequence ATGGAACAGCCACTGGATGTGATTACCATCGGCGAAGCGATGGCGATGTTTGTCGCGACCGAGCCAGGCGACCTGGCGCAGGTAGAGCATTTTTTTAAACGCGTCGCGGGGGCGGAGCTGAATGTCGCCACCGGTCTCGCGCGCCTCGGGCTCCAGGTGAGCTGGGTGAGCCGCGTCGGTAACGATTCGTTTGGCCGCTTCGTCCTGAACCAGCTCGAAAAAGAGGGCATCGCCACGCGCGGCGTGACGATCGACGACCGCTATCCGACCGGTTTTCAGCTGAAATCGAAGGTTACTGATGGAACCGATCCCAGCGTGGAGTATTTCCGCAAAGGCTCCGCCGCGAGCCATCTGAGCGGTGAAGATTTTAACGCGCCGCTGTTTTACAGCGCCCGTCACCTGCACCTGAGCGGCGTGGCGGCGGCGCTTTCCACGACCTCGTATGAACTGCTGGATCACGCCGCGCGCGCCATGAAAAGCCAGGGCAAGACGATCTCTTTCGATCCGAACCTGCGTCCAGTGCTGTGGAAAAGCGAGGCGGAGATGACAGAGAAGCTGAACCAGCTCGCCTGTATGGCGGACTGGGTGCTGCCGGGCCTGAAAGAAGGCCAGATCCTGACCGGCCAGCAGAGCCCGGAAGGCATTGCCGATTTCTACCTGACGCGCGGCGTGAAAGCCGTTGTTATCAAAACCGGCGCTGACGGCGCGTGGTATCAGAGCGCCAGCGGCGAACAGGGTACGGTGGCGGCGGTGAAGGTCGAAAACGTGGTCGATACGGTGGGCGCGGGCGATGGCTTTGCGGTGGGCGTGATAAGCGCGCTGCTGGAAGGCAAAACGCTGCGCGAGGCGGCGACCCGCGGTAACAAAATCGGCGCGCTGGCCATCCAGGTTCAGGGCGACAGCGAAGGGTTGCCGACCCGAGCGCAACTGGGCGAGTAA
- a CDS encoding MFS transporter: MKSPTNAPKRWWYIMPVVFITYSLAYLDRANFSFASAAGINDDLGITKGISSLLGALFFLGYFFFQIPGAIYAERRSVRKLIFICLILWGGCASLTGVVSNIPMLAAIRFILGVVEAAVMPAMLIYISNWFTKSERSRANTFLILGNPATVLWMSVVSGYLIQAFGWREMFIIEGIPAVVWAFCWWALVKDKPSQVKWLADDEKAALQAQLNKEQEGIKAVRNYGEAFRSRNVILLCAQYFAWSIGVYGFVLWLPSIIRSGSENMGMVEVGWLSAVPYLAATIAMIIVSWASDKMQNRKLFVWPLLLIGGLAFIGSWALGANHFWISYTLLVIAGAAMYAPYGPFFAIIPEMLPKNVAGGAMALINSMGALGSFVGSWVVGYLNGATGNPSASYIFMGVALFASVWLTLIVKPTTSQQLPVGARHA, encoded by the coding sequence ATGAAAAGTCCGACTAACGCTCCAAAACGCTGGTGGTACATCATGCCGGTCGTGTTTATCACGTACAGCCTGGCGTACCTCGATCGCGCAAACTTCAGTTTCGCTTCGGCGGCTGGCATCAATGACGATCTCGGCATTACCAAAGGCATCTCATCGCTGCTGGGCGCCCTGTTCTTTCTCGGCTACTTCTTTTTCCAGATCCCAGGCGCGATTTATGCCGAACGCCGCAGCGTGCGTAAACTCATTTTCATCTGCCTGATTCTGTGGGGCGGCTGCGCGTCGCTAACCGGCGTGGTCAGTAATATTCCGATGCTGGCCGCAATCCGCTTTATCCTCGGCGTGGTGGAAGCCGCCGTCATGCCCGCCATGCTGATTTACATCAGCAACTGGTTTACGAAATCGGAGCGCTCGCGCGCCAACACGTTCCTGATCCTCGGCAATCCGGCCACCGTGCTGTGGATGTCCGTGGTCTCGGGCTATCTCATCCAGGCGTTCGGCTGGCGTGAAATGTTCATCATCGAAGGCATACCGGCGGTTGTCTGGGCGTTCTGCTGGTGGGCGCTGGTGAAAGATAAACCGTCGCAGGTGAAATGGCTGGCGGATGACGAAAAAGCGGCGCTCCAGGCGCAGCTGAATAAAGAGCAGGAAGGCATCAAAGCGGTACGTAATTACGGCGAAGCCTTCCGCTCGCGCAACGTTATCCTGCTGTGCGCGCAATATTTCGCGTGGAGCATCGGCGTTTACGGTTTTGTACTGTGGCTGCCGTCGATCATCCGCAGCGGCAGCGAAAACATGGGTATGGTGGAAGTGGGCTGGCTCTCTGCGGTGCCCTATCTGGCCGCGACCATCGCCATGATTATCGTCTCCTGGGCTTCCGATAAAATGCAGAACCGCAAACTGTTCGTCTGGCCGCTGCTGTTAATTGGCGGGCTGGCGTTTATCGGCTCCTGGGCGCTCGGCGCGAACCACTTCTGGATCTCTTACACGCTGCTGGTGATTGCCGGCGCGGCGATGTACGCCCCGTATGGCCCGTTCTTTGCGATTATCCCGGAGATGCTGCCGAAGAACGTGGCGGGCGGCGCGATGGCGCTTATCAACAGCATGGGCGCGCTCGGCTCGTTCGTCGGTTCGTGGGTGGTCGGCTATCTCAACGGCGCGACCGGCAATCCGTCCGCCTCGTACATTTTTATGGGGGTGGCGCTTTTCGCCTCCGTGTGGCTCACTTTGATAGTCAAACCGACCACCAGCCAGCAACTGCCGGTGGGGGCGCGTCACGCGTAA
- the ghrB gene encoding glyoxylate/hydroxypyruvate reductase GhrB, translated as MKPSIILYKSLPDDLLDRLESHFNVTRVSDLSPETVTAHASAFSEAQGLLGSSEKVDAALLEKMPALRAASTVSVGYDNFDVDALSAKKIALMHTPTVLTETVADTLMTLVLTTARRALEVAERVKAGEWTGSIGPDWFGCDVHHKTLGIVGMGRIGLALGQRAHFGFNMPILYNARRHHSEAEERFNARYCDLDTLLAESDFVCVILPLTDETHHMIGAEQFRKMKKSAIFINAGRGPVVDENALIAALQSGEIHAAGLDVFEQEPLSKDSPLLTLKNVVALPHIGSATHETRYNMAACAVDNLINALNGDVSQNCVNPNAVK; from the coding sequence ATGAAGCCGTCCATCATTCTCTACAAATCCCTGCCCGACGATTTGCTTGACCGCCTGGAGAGCCACTTTAACGTGACCCGCGTATCAGACCTGAGCCCGGAGACCGTCACGGCTCACGCCAGCGCGTTCAGCGAGGCGCAAGGGCTGCTGGGTTCGAGTGAAAAAGTGGACGCCGCGCTGCTTGAGAAAATGCCCGCGCTTCGCGCCGCCTCGACGGTTTCCGTGGGGTATGACAATTTCGACGTGGACGCGCTGAGCGCGAAAAAGATAGCGCTGATGCACACGCCTACCGTGCTCACCGAAACGGTCGCCGATACGCTGATGACGCTGGTGCTGACGACCGCGCGCCGCGCGCTGGAAGTGGCGGAGCGGGTCAAAGCGGGCGAATGGACCGGCAGCATCGGCCCGGACTGGTTCGGCTGCGACGTTCACCACAAAACGCTGGGCATCGTCGGCATGGGCCGCATTGGTCTCGCGCTGGGGCAGCGCGCGCATTTCGGCTTTAACATGCCGATTCTCTACAACGCGCGTCGCCATCACAGCGAGGCGGAAGAGCGCTTTAACGCGCGCTACTGTGACCTGGATACGCTGCTCGCCGAATCCGATTTCGTGTGCGTCATTCTGCCGCTCACCGACGAGACGCATCATATGATTGGCGCAGAACAGTTCCGCAAAATGAAGAAATCGGCGATTTTCATCAACGCGGGCCGCGGGCCGGTGGTGGACGAAAACGCGCTGATCGCCGCCCTGCAAAGCGGCGAGATCCACGCGGCAGGGCTGGATGTGTTTGAACAGGAGCCGCTTTCGAAAGACTCTCCGCTGCTGACGCTGAAGAACGTGGTGGCGCTGCCGCATATCGGCTCCGCTACCCACGAGACGCGCTATAACATGGCCGCCTGCGCGGTCGATAACCTTATCAACGCGCTCAATGGCGACGTGTCGCAGAACTGTGTGAATCCAAACGCGGTCAAATAA
- a CDS encoding DUF3053 domain-containing protein, producing the protein MATGKSCSRWFAPLAALLMVFSLSGCFDKEGDQRKAFVDFLQNTVMRSGERLPTLTADQKKQFGPFVSDYAILYSYSQQVNQAMDAGIRPVVDSVNSIRVPQDYMTQREALRQANGSLGVMSQQLQNAKMQADSSHASLKQADDLKPVFDKAYEKVVTGPANALQPLIPAAQTFTQQLVQVGDFIAQQGTQVGFAANGIQFPTSQQASQYNALIGPLAAQHQAFTQAYTAATNAMQ; encoded by the coding sequence ATGGCGACAGGTAAGTCCTGCTCTCGCTGGTTCGCGCCGCTGGCGGCGTTGTTAATGGTATTCAGCCTGAGCGGGTGTTTTGATAAAGAGGGCGACCAGCGCAAAGCGTTCGTCGATTTTCTGCAAAACACGGTAATGCGTAGCGGCGAACGTCTGCCAACGCTGACTGCCGATCAGAAAAAACAGTTCGGTCCGTTCGTTTCCGACTATGCCATCCTTTACAGCTACTCTCAGCAGGTGAACCAGGCGATGGACGCCGGCATCCGCCCGGTAGTGGATAGCGTTAACAGCATTCGCGTACCGCAGGATTACATGACCCAGCGTGAAGCGCTGCGCCAGGCCAACGGTTCGCTGGGCGTAATGAGCCAGCAGTTGCAGAACGCGAAAATGCAGGCGGACAGCTCTCACGCGTCGCTGAAACAGGCGGATGACCTGAAACCTGTGTTCGATAAAGCCTATGAAAAAGTGGTGACGGGCCCGGCCAATGCGCTGCAACCGCTGATCCCGGCCGCGCAGACGTTCACGCAGCAGCTGGTGCAGGTCGGTGATTTCATCGCGCAGCAGGGCACGCAGGTGGGCTTTGCGGCTAATGGCATCCAGTTCCCGACCTCGCAGCAGGCGAGCCAGTATAACGCGCTGATAGGGCCGCTCGCCGCGCAACATCAGGCCTTCACCCAGGCTTACACGGCCGCGACCAACGCGATGCAGTGA
- a CDS encoding type I toxin-antitoxin system Hok family toxin: MKLPRNALIWCVLIVCITLLIFTLLIRKSLCEIRYKDRYREAAAFLAYESGK; this comes from the coding sequence ATGAAACTACCGCGAAATGCGCTTATCTGGTGCGTATTAATCGTCTGTATCACCCTATTAATATTCACGCTCCTTATACGAAAATCGCTGTGCGAAATTCGTTATAAGGACAGATATCGGGAGGCCGCTGCGTTTCTGGCTTACGAATCCGGTAAGTAG
- a CDS encoding HTH-type transcriptional regulator: MESKDPMFELLSSLEQIVLKKDVSDTVTLPQKPNAFSEFELLRKRTGLKTDDLARVMGVSVAMVQEWESRRVKPSSTELKLMRLIQANPMLSKQLME, translated from the coding sequence ATGGAATCTAAAGACCCTATGTTTGAGTTGCTCAGCAGCCTCGAACAAATTGTATTAAAAAAAGATGTCTCTGATACGGTTACCCTGCCGCAGAAACCTAACGCGTTTTCAGAATTTGAACTGTTGCGTAAAAGAACGGGCCTGAAAACTGATGATTTGGCTCGTGTAATGGGCGTCAGTGTCGCAATGGTTCAGGAGTGGGAATCCCGCCGTGTGAAACCCTCCAGCACCGAACTGAAGCTGATGCGCCTGATTCAGGCGAATCCCATGCTCAGTAAACAACTCATGGAATGA
- a CDS encoding Hok/Gef family protein translates to MPIKSRYAFLSILALCITVLCFALIMRDRLCEFTIKEGSREIRAILAYEPGK, encoded by the coding sequence ATGCCAATAAAATCCCGATATGCTTTTTTAAGCATATTAGCGCTCTGTATTACGGTGCTGTGTTTCGCCTTAATAATGCGTGATCGCTTATGTGAATTCACCATTAAAGAGGGAAGCCGGGAAATACGGGCAATCCTTGCTTACGAACCAGGGAAGTAG
- the glyS gene encoding glycine--tRNA ligase subunit beta — MSEKTFLVEIGTEELPPKALRSLEESFAANFTAELDAAGLTHGVVSWFAAPRRLALKVANLAASQPDREVEKRGPAVSAAFDAEGNPSKAAEGWARGCGITVDQAERLVTDKGEWLMYRAHVKGESAQALLPNMVSTALSKLPIPKLMRWGASDVQFVRPVHTVTLLLDDEVLPATILGIQSDRVIRGHRFMGEPEFTIDHADQYPQILLERGKVIADYNARKAKIQQDAEAAAAKIGGNADLSDSLLEEVTSLVEWPVVLTAKFEEKFLAVPAEALVYTMKGDQKYFPVYGTDGKLLPNFIFVANIESRDPHQIISGNEKVVRPRLADAEFFFNTDRKKRLEDHLPRLETVLFQQQLGTLRDKTDRIQALSGWIASQIGADVNHATRAGLLSKCDLMTNMVFEFTDTQGVMGMHYARHDGESEDVAVALNEQYMPRFAGDALPSSLVACAVAIADKMDTLAGIFGIGQHPKGDKDPFALRRAALGALRIIVEKNLPLDLQTLTEEAVRLYGSKLTNAKVVDDVVDFMLGRFRAWYQDEGYSVDTIQAVLANRPTRPADFDARMKAVSHFRTLDEAVALAAANKRVSNILAKANEPLNDEVHASVLKEDPEIRLALQVAVMRDKLQPLFAEGRYQEALVELAQLREPVDEFFEKVMVNADDAQVRINRLTLLSKLRALFLQVADISLLQ, encoded by the coding sequence CGCGGCGGGCCTGACCCACGGCGTCGTGAGCTGGTTTGCGGCGCCGCGTCGTCTGGCGCTGAAAGTGGCGAATCTGGCGGCGTCCCAGCCGGATCGCGAAGTTGAAAAGCGTGGCCCGGCGGTTTCTGCGGCGTTTGACGCCGAGGGCAATCCGAGCAAAGCGGCGGAAGGCTGGGCGCGCGGCTGCGGCATTACCGTCGATCAGGCGGAGCGTCTGGTGACCGATAAAGGCGAGTGGCTGATGTATCGCGCCCACGTGAAAGGCGAAAGCGCGCAGGCGTTGCTGCCAAACATGGTGAGCACCGCGCTGTCTAAATTGCCGATTCCAAAACTGATGCGCTGGGGCGCGTCTGACGTGCAGTTCGTGCGCCCGGTTCATACCGTGACGCTGCTGCTGGACGATGAAGTGCTGCCGGCTACCATTCTCGGCATTCAGTCCGATCGCGTGATCCGCGGCCACCGTTTTATGGGCGAGCCGGAATTCACGATCGACCATGCCGATCAGTACCCGCAGATCCTGCTGGAGCGCGGCAAGGTCATCGCCGACTACAACGCGCGTAAAGCCAAAATTCAGCAGGACGCCGAAGCGGCAGCCGCGAAAATCGGCGGCAATGCCGATCTGAGCGACAGCCTGCTTGAAGAAGTCACCTCGCTGGTGGAATGGCCGGTGGTCCTGACCGCGAAATTCGAAGAGAAATTCCTGGCGGTGCCGGCGGAAGCGCTGGTCTACACCATGAAAGGCGACCAGAAATATTTCCCGGTTTACGGCACCGACGGCAAGCTGCTGCCGAATTTCATCTTTGTGGCGAATATTGAGTCCAGAGATCCGCACCAGATTATCTCCGGTAACGAAAAAGTCGTGCGTCCGCGTCTGGCGGATGCGGAGTTCTTCTTCAACACCGACCGTAAAAAACGTCTGGAAGATCACCTGCCGCGTCTTGAAACCGTACTGTTCCAGCAACAGCTCGGCACGCTGCGCGACAAAACCGACCGCATTCAGGCGCTCTCCGGCTGGATTGCGAGCCAGATAGGCGCGGATGTGAACCACGCGACGCGCGCGGGTCTGCTCTCCAAATGCGATCTGATGACCAACATGGTGTTTGAGTTCACCGACACCCAGGGCGTCATGGGCATGCACTACGCGCGTCATGATGGCGAATCTGAAGACGTTGCGGTTGCGCTGAACGAGCAGTACATGCCGCGTTTTGCGGGCGATGCGCTGCCATCAAGCCTGGTGGCCTGCGCCGTGGCGATTGCCGATAAGATGGATACCCTGGCCGGCATTTTCGGCATTGGCCAGCATCCGAAAGGCGATAAAGACCCGTTTGCGCTGCGCCGCGCCGCCCTCGGCGCGCTGCGTATTATCGTTGAGAAAAACCTGCCGCTTGATCTGCAAACCCTGACGGAAGAAGCCGTGCGCCTCTACGGCAGCAAACTGACCAACGCCAAAGTGGTGGATGATGTCGTGGACTTCATGCTGGGCCGCTTCCGCGCCTGGTATCAGGACGAAGGCTACAGCGTTGACACCATTCAGGCGGTACTGGCGAATCGTCCGACCCGCCCGGCGGATTTCGATGCCCGCATGAAGGCGGTATCGCACTTCCGTACGCTGGATGAAGCAGTAGCGCTGGCTGCGGCGAACAAACGCGTTTCCAATATCCTCGCGAAGGCCAACGAGCCGCTGAACGATGAAGTTCATGCGTCGGTACTGAAAGAAGATCCGGAAATCCGTCTGGCGTTGCAGGTTGCTGTGATGCGCGACAAACTGCAGCCGCTGTTCGCGGAAGGCCGCTATCAGGAAGCGCTGGTCGAGCTGGCGCAGCTGCGCGAGCCGGTGGATGAGTTCTTCGAGAAAGTGATGGTTAACGCGGACGATGCGCAGGTGCGTATTAATCGTCTGACGCTGCTGTCAAAATTACGTGCGCTGTTCCTGCAGGTAGCGGATATTTCCCTGCTCCAGTAA